A part of Candidatus Saccharibacteria bacterium genomic DNA contains:
- a CDS encoding inorganic diphosphatase → MPDFNIVLTPGATDNGMVNTVVEIPEGSRLKIEWDRDRAAFMLDRVEPRIFAKPCNYGFIPGTLDEDGDELDTLIICPEPLPTGVWLEAKILGVMKFEDDGEVDDKIVCVPADNRDDGDAIQSLADIGHLVKQFENHFTHYKDLKKPGSTKVLGWGDVSEAQAIIKECITRYNNR, encoded by the coding sequence ATGCCTGATTTTAATATTGTATTAACGCCTGGCGCCACTGACAATGGTATGGTAAACACTGTTGTCGAAATACCTGAGGGCTCTCGGCTTAAGATTGAATGGGATCGTGACAGAGCGGCTTTTATGCTCGATCGTGTCGAGCCGCGCATTTTTGCAAAACCGTGTAACTATGGCTTCATTCCAGGAACACTTGACGAAGACGGCGATGAACTTGATACTTTGATTATCTGTCCTGAGCCATTACCGACTGGGGTATGGCTTGAGGCAAAGATACTAGGTGTTATGAAGTTTGAGGATGATGGTGAGGTTGATGACAAGATTGTGTGCGTACCTGCCGATAACCGAGATGATGGTGATGCTATACAATCGCTTGCTGATATCGGTCATCTTGTGAAGCAGTTTGAAAATCACTTTACACACTACAAAGATTTGAAAAAGCCTGGTAGTACAAAAGTACTAGGTTGGGGTGACGTTTCTGAAGCACAAGCTATTATCAAAGAATGTATAACGCGCTATAATAATCGCTAA
- a CDS encoding transketolase produces MNGQLTTIQIEQKANSIRKDIVKMLEHAGSGHSAGPLGLADLVATLYFHVMNCDPKNPEDPERDIFFLSNGHCVPVQYATMAEAGYFDKDELMTLRKLGSRLQGHPERTKLPGLENTSGPLGCGIGQGAGYAYALQYLDHQPHRWVYVVTGDGELDEGNNWESIMFAGKYKLSQLIVFVDRNNIQIDGPTESVMPLENLRAKWEAFGWHVQEIDGHNIESIIDAVGMAKAIENRPSCIITHTIPGKNVDFMEYNYKWHGIPPNKDQAKEALHELRTLGGRITSEHQ; encoded by the coding sequence ATGAATGGGCAGCTGACAACAATACAGATCGAACAAAAAGCCAATAGTATCAGAAAAGACATTGTGAAAATGCTCGAACACGCCGGTAGTGGGCACAGTGCAGGACCTTTAGGGTTGGCTGATCTTGTGGCGACGCTTTATTTTCATGTCATGAACTGCGATCCCAAGAACCCGGAGGATCCAGAGCGCGACATATTTTTCCTGTCCAATGGCCATTGTGTGCCAGTGCAGTATGCCACAATGGCAGAGGCGGGGTATTTTGACAAAGATGAACTGATGACGCTGCGCAAACTTGGTTCCAGGCTCCAGGGCCACCCAGAGCGCACAAAGCTACCCGGCCTAGAAAATACTAGCGGTCCACTAGGGTGTGGTATAGGGCAGGGTGCAGGGTATGCCTATGCATTGCAGTATCTCGATCATCAACCCCATCGCTGGGTATATGTGGTGACGGGTGACGGTGAGCTTGACGAGGGGAACAACTGGGAATCGATTATGTTTGCCGGTAAATACAAGTTGAGCCAGCTAATTGTATTTGTCGATCGCAATAACATACAGATTGATGGGCCAACCGAAAGCGTTATGCCGCTCGAAAATCTTCGAGCAAAATGGGAAGCATTTGGATGGCATGTTCAAGAGATCGATGGCCACAATATAGAGAGCATTATTGACGCGGTCGGTATGGCAAAAGCCATCGAAAATAGACCGAGCTGTATCATTACCCACACGATACCGGGCAAAAATGTTGATTTCATGGAGTACAATTACAAGTGGCACGGCATCCCGCCCAATAAGGATCAAGCCAAAGAAGCACTTCATGAACTACGTACGCTCGGCGGAAGAATCACGAGTGAACACCAGTAA
- a CDS encoding FAD-dependent oxidoreductase yields the protein MDEHAIRDVIMVGAGPSALAAAIYTTRENIDTVLYEKGVVGGLAAITDKVDNYPGFADGVEGMVLAEQLQKQAERFGAHIEYGDVTAVRDEGDYRVVTVDGNEVKARAVLVATGSDYNKLGIPGEAEYYGRGVHYCATCDGAFYRDKRIVVVGGGNSGVQEAIFLTRFANHIDLLVRSTLKASDILQRDLQQYIDEGQVTVHLQTVPTEIVAGDDGKVHKVKTLQNNEPVDIATDGVFVFIGLKPNTQFLAGSGVELDEHNLVKTDVHLATNVPGVYASGDVRSGATMQVASAVGEGATAALSIREFIDSSKQ from the coding sequence ATGGATGAACACGCAATAAGAGATGTTATCATGGTGGGCGCCGGCCCCAGTGCACTAGCGGCGGCTATTTATACAACGCGTGAGAATATCGATACCGTTCTGTATGAAAAGGGCGTTGTCGGTGGATTAGCGGCTATCACTGATAAAGTTGACAACTATCCTGGCTTCGCCGATGGCGTTGAGGGTATGGTGCTCGCCGAACAGTTGCAAAAACAAGCAGAGCGGTTTGGTGCCCATATTGAATATGGTGATGTAACCGCGGTGCGCGACGAGGGTGATTATCGAGTGGTGACTGTGGATGGAAATGAGGTAAAGGCTCGTGCTGTACTTGTAGCAACAGGAAGCGATTACAATAAACTTGGTATTCCAGGTGAGGCGGAATACTATGGTCGCGGTGTCCACTACTGTGCCACTTGTGATGGCGCATTTTACCGCGACAAGCGGATTGTCGTAGTGGGTGGTGGCAATAGTGGTGTACAAGAAGCCATATTTCTGACACGGTTCGCAAATCACATCGACCTTTTGGTACGTAGTACGCTGAAAGCAAGTGATATTCTCCAGCGCGATTTGCAACAGTACATAGACGAAGGGCAGGTTACGGTTCATCTTCAGACGGTTCCGACTGAAATTGTGGCCGGTGATGATGGCAAGGTGCACAAGGTAAAAACTCTACAGAACAACGAACCAGTCGATATCGCCACAGACGGCGTATTCGTCTTTATTGGGCTTAAACCAAATACGCAATTTTTGGCCGGTAGTGGTGTCGAGCTCGACGAACATAATCTCGTAAAAACAGATGTTCACCTGGCGACGAATGTGCCCGGTGTCTATGCAAGTGGCGATGTCCGTAGTGGCGCAACCATGCAAGTGGCCAGTGCTGTGGGTGAAGGCGCAACCGCTGCACTTTCGATACGCGAATTTATCGATAGCTCGAAACAGTAA
- a CDS encoding RpiB/LacA/LacB family sugar-phosphate isomerase: MKIFIGSDHGGFYLKEKVEAYLTKRGFKWEDVGDKILDPQDDFPQFAQMAVTKVLGEDDVDDPRAILICTGGQGMAMAANRFRGIRAAVIWDSFEARECRNDNNSNVLCLPARVVDAEGDDLELWKDIIDTWLATPFAGAARYVRRNTALDEF, from the coding sequence ATGAAGATTTTTATCGGTTCTGACCATGGCGGCTTTTATCTTAAGGAAAAAGTTGAAGCATATCTTACGAAGCGGGGTTTTAAGTGGGAGGATGTGGGTGACAAGATCCTCGATCCACAGGATGATTTCCCGCAGTTTGCACAAATGGCTGTGACAAAGGTGCTGGGAGAGGACGATGTGGACGATCCTAGAGCGATTTTGATATGTACTGGCGGGCAGGGTATGGCGATGGCTGCCAATCGCTTTCGTGGCATCCGGGCAGCGGTCATATGGGATAGTTTCGAAGCACGTGAATGCCGCAACGACAACAACAGTAACGTGCTGTGCTTGCCAGCAAGAGTAGTCGATGCCGAGGGCGATGATCTGGAGCTCTGGAAAGACATCATTGATACCTGGCTGGCGACACCGTTTGCAGGTGCAGCGCGTTATGTACGCCGAAATACGGCACTGGATGAGTTCTAA
- a CDS encoding glycerophosphodiester phosphodiesterase: MEAPPNSVLIIGHRGAAGLAPENTLEAFQAGIDAGADILEFDVRLTRDNILVVVHDFHTIRTHHKASLISRSTYQELQSLSEKYPPITRLDVILDRYFGRILLNIELKSRGSGELLIQLLKKSYIQKVADWDNVLISSFRGSELLRVRRLADHANLAMLHHENPFLFVAYQRFLRLTAVGFHRLYLNPFAIEIAKRAKLFIYAYTVDRPSALPHLKKQGVNGIVTNYPDKFRDAIKQES; the protein is encoded by the coding sequence ATGGAAGCTCCACCAAACAGTGTGCTCATCATCGGGCACAGGGGCGCAGCAGGGCTAGCTCCCGAAAATACACTTGAAGCGTTTCAAGCTGGTATTGACGCGGGGGCAGATATACTAGAATTTGATGTCCGTTTGACCCGCGACAATATTCTTGTCGTTGTCCATGACTTTCACACTATTCGCACCCATCACAAAGCATCGCTGATTAGTCGCTCGACCTACCAGGAACTTCAATCATTGTCTGAAAAATATCCCCCAATTACACGATTAGATGTTATTCTTGATCGCTATTTCGGTCGCATTTTGCTGAATATCGAACTAAAAAGTAGGGGCAGCGGCGAACTGCTCATACAACTGCTAAAAAAATCCTACATTCAAAAAGTTGCTGATTGGGACAATGTGTTAATATCATCATTTCGCGGAAGTGAACTGCTGCGCGTGCGCCGCCTGGCGGATCATGCGAATCTGGCGATGTTGCATCATGAAAACCCCTTTCTTTTTGTAGCCTACCAGCGCTTTCTGCGACTAACGGCAGTCGGATTTCATCGACTCTACCTTAACCCCTTTGCTATTGAGATTGCAAAGCGTGCAAAACTATTCATCTATGCTTATACCGTCGATCGGCCCTCTGCTCTTCCTCATTTGAAAAAACAGGGTGTTAATGGCATCGTCACTAATTATCCCGACAAGTTTCGCGACGCCATAAAACAAGAAAGCTAA
- the gap gene encoding type I glyceraldehyde-3-phosphate dehydrogenase — MTKVRIAINGFGRIGRNAFKIAFGRDDIEVVAINDLTDTKTLAHLLKHDSSYGTYDKAVGFDETGIIVDGQHIAVLAEKEPVALPWRDYSIDVVIESTGFFVDPAKANAHIDAGARKVVISAPAKGEGADTIVLGVNEDMIATSTPVISNASCTTNCITPVMAVLESTFGIEKAMMTTVHSYTASQRLQDAPAKDLREARAAAENIVPTTTGASIAAAKALPVLEGKFGGLSVRVPTPVVSMSDFVVLLKRDTTTEEVNQAFKDAAAKPFYQGILDVTEEELVSTDFKGNSHSSIVDLPLTNVVGGNLVKVVAWYDNEWGYSNRLVELVADAGRALAARSENDQTQ, encoded by the coding sequence ATGACAAAAGTACGAATAGCAATCAATGGATTTGGACGGATCGGACGCAACGCATTTAAAATCGCATTTGGGCGCGATGACATAGAAGTTGTAGCCATAAATGACTTGACAGACACAAAAACTCTAGCACATCTTCTGAAGCACGACAGTAGCTATGGCACCTACGATAAAGCAGTCGGATTTGACGAGACGGGAATCATTGTGGACGGCCAGCATATTGCCGTGCTCGCCGAGAAGGAGCCCGTTGCACTGCCATGGCGTGATTATTCAATTGATGTTGTTATCGAAAGTACAGGGTTTTTTGTCGACCCAGCTAAAGCAAACGCTCATATCGACGCGGGTGCGCGCAAAGTAGTCATTAGTGCTCCAGCCAAGGGTGAAGGCGCTGACACAATTGTCCTTGGTGTAAACGAAGACATGATTGCAACCAGCACGCCAGTTATCAGTAACGCTAGTTGTACAACAAACTGCATTACACCAGTCATGGCCGTGCTCGAAAGCACATTTGGTATTGAGAAAGCCATGATGACGACAGTTCATAGCTATACGGCGAGCCAGCGGCTCCAGGATGCTCCCGCTAAGGATCTACGCGAAGCTCGAGCTGCTGCCGAAAATATAGTACCTACTACCACGGGCGCCAGTATTGCCGCCGCCAAGGCGCTGCCTGTGCTCGAAGGTAAGTTTGGTGGGCTTAGTGTTCGAGTTCCTACGCCTGTCGTTAGTATGAGCGACTTCGTGGTACTTTTGAAACGCGACACTACTACGGAAGAGGTGAACCAAGCATTCAAGGATGCTGCCGCCAAACCATTTTATCAAGGCATCCTTGACGTGACAGAGGAAGAGCTCGTTAGCACTGACTTTAAGGGCAACAGTCACTCATCAATTGTCGATTTACCACTCACCAATGTTGTGGGTGGAAATTTAGTGAAAGTGGTCGCTTGGTATGACAACGAGTGGGGCTATAGCAACCGACTCGTGGAGTTAGTGGCAGACGCGGGTAGGGCACTTGCGGCGCGGTCGGAGAATGATCAAACACAGTAG
- a CDS encoding class II fructose-bisphosphate aldolase, with protein MGLTITEIRDRTLRARHLMQRSRQQGFAVGAFNIDNQETLIAVCRAAQKLNAPVMVEVSDGEVKALGLENIRDMVDNYRDEYGVEIYINLDHSPTVEACKQAIDVGFEFIHIDISQANHDATEEEIIAKTKEVVEYARFTGALVESEPHYFGGSSNVHHEDINYDEIKKTFSTPESAKAFCDATGVDTFAAAIGNLHGKYDVPKELDIELLQRIRESIGCQISLHGGSGTPLHYFEEAAKVGVSKININSDMRYAFRTVLEQSLQQHPDEFAVVKLMDDVKDAVQAVVEEKITAFGSAGKAVR; from the coding sequence ATGGGGCTAACTATTACTGAGATTCGTGACCGTACACTTCGTGCCAGGCATTTGATGCAGCGGAGTCGGCAGCAGGGCTTTGCGGTGGGTGCATTTAACATCGACAACCAAGAAACGCTGATTGCCGTCTGTCGAGCAGCGCAAAAGCTTAATGCACCAGTGATGGTCGAAGTGAGCGATGGCGAAGTAAAAGCACTTGGTCTCGAAAACATTCGCGATATGGTCGACAATTACCGTGACGAATACGGGGTGGAGATATATATTAACCTTGACCATAGCCCAACGGTTGAGGCGTGCAAGCAAGCGATCGATGTTGGGTTTGAATTTATTCATATTGACATCAGCCAGGCAAATCACGATGCTACTGAAGAAGAAATAATCGCTAAAACCAAAGAGGTGGTGGAGTACGCCCGTTTTACAGGTGCGCTCGTTGAGAGTGAGCCACACTATTTTGGCGGCAGTAGCAACGTACATCACGAAGACATCAACTACGATGAGATTAAAAAAACGTTTAGTACACCTGAAAGTGCCAAAGCATTTTGCGACGCGACGGGTGTCGATACGTTTGCCGCAGCGATCGGCAACTTGCACGGTAAGTATGACGTACCGAAAGAACTTGATATTGAGCTACTGCAGCGTATCCGCGAAAGCATCGGTTGCCAGATTAGCCTGCACGGTGGCAGCGGCACGCCACTCCACTACTTCGAGGAAGCGGCTAAAGTGGGCGTGAGTAAAATCAACATCAATAGCGATATGCGCTATGCATTCCGTACGGTGCTCGAGCAGTCGCTTCAGCAGCACCCCGATGAATTTGCAGTGGTGAAACTAATGGACGACGTAAAAGACGCTGTGCAAGCGGTGGTCGAAGAAAAGATCACAGCATTTGGCAGTGCCGGCAAGGCAGTTCGCTAG
- a CDS encoding carbohydrate kinase family protein: protein MVKILSIGKGTQDVFLKSDEFDPHKEGRHMYTHLPLGLKMEVEDVHFCTGGNATNVAVTFARQGLESGYLWGLGDDPASASILRELDEEGVNTSHVVQKPEYQSGYSVIMIATNGERTILNHRGKAFGRTGRHNFDLAVIGSYDWIYPTSLGDGGLPLLHEIVSTAARHKVKVMLNPAGPELADPARLKTILEDVEVLCCNKEEMSLLVAGATCEELALHALSYVPVAIVSDGPNGVVATDGKTIVRAGMYEDVPVVDRTGAGDAFASGFLSQWSQGKSLKQSIIFASANSTSVVTKIGAKAGILPKSVRLHEMPIHERPVNLREAPHV, encoded by the coding sequence ATGGTGAAGATTTTGAGTATTGGCAAGGGCACGCAAGACGTGTTCCTCAAAAGTGACGAATTTGACCCGCACAAAGAAGGCAGGCATATGTATACTCACTTGCCACTCGGTCTTAAAATGGAGGTCGAAGACGTGCATTTTTGTACAGGTGGCAATGCGACCAATGTTGCAGTGACTTTTGCGCGGCAGGGGCTGGAGAGTGGGTACCTGTGGGGGCTGGGTGACGACCCGGCGAGCGCGTCGATACTACGCGAGCTGGACGAAGAGGGAGTCAATACCTCGCATGTGGTACAAAAGCCTGAATATCAGTCGGGCTATTCGGTGATTATGATTGCGACAAATGGCGAACGAACTATACTCAACCATCGTGGCAAAGCATTCGGTCGCACCGGACGACACAACTTTGACCTAGCTGTAATCGGCTCGTATGACTGGATATATCCAACAAGTCTTGGTGACGGTGGTTTGCCACTGCTTCACGAAATTGTCTCGACAGCCGCTCGGCACAAGGTAAAGGTGATGCTCAACCCAGCTGGGCCGGAATTGGCTGATCCTGCAAGATTAAAAACAATCCTTGAAGATGTCGAGGTACTTTGCTGCAACAAAGAAGAAATGAGTTTGCTCGTTGCAGGCGCTACTTGTGAAGAACTGGCACTTCACGCGTTAAGCTACGTGCCAGTAGCCATCGTGAGTGATGGCCCTAATGGCGTGGTTGCGACCGATGGCAAAACCATCGTACGTGCTGGTATGTATGAAGACGTGCCGGTAGTGGATCGCACCGGTGCGGGTGACGCGTTTGCCAGTGGATTTTTGAGTCAGTGGAGCCAAGGTAAAAGTCTCAAGCAGTCGATTATATTTGCCAGCGCCAATAGCACGAGTGTTGTCACAAAGATTGGCGCGAAGGCTGGTATACTACCCAAAAGTGTACGGCTACATGAGATGCCAATTCATGAACGTCCCGTTAATTTACGCGAGGCGCCCCATGTCTAA
- a CDS encoding signal peptidase I, whose protein sequence is MDDNYTMYDTAYSTTSTTAADPAAAAAIMGFMAVYTLVVFAIAAIGIVSMWKLFEKAKKPGWAALVPVYNIVVLLEIIGRPLWWVAMMLVPIANLVFGVMMYIDLAKSFGKDAGYGVLLILFSPVMFPIFAFSKSTQYVGPVGPERHNTTPPATPPAPVTQ, encoded by the coding sequence ATGGACGATAACTATACAATGTATGACACTGCTTACAGCACAACATCAACTACAGCTGCCGATCCGGCTGCGGCGGCAGCAATTATGGGGTTTATGGCGGTCTACACACTTGTTGTATTTGCAATCGCGGCAATAGGTATTGTGTCAATGTGGAAATTGTTTGAAAAGGCAAAGAAACCAGGATGGGCGGCACTAGTGCCTGTTTATAACATTGTTGTCTTGCTGGAAATTATTGGTCGTCCACTTTGGTGGGTTGCAATGATGTTGGTACCTATTGCGAATCTTGTGTTCGGAGTTATGATGTATATTGACCTTGCTAAATCATTTGGTAAGGATGCTGGCTATGGAGTGCTACTTATCCTCTTCTCGCCGGTTATGTTTCCGATATTTGCGTTTAGTAAGTCAACGCAGTATGTTGGTCCGGTTGGCCCAGAACGCCACAACACCACACCCCCAGCTACGCCACCAGCTCCTGTTACGCAATAA
- a CDS encoding bifunctional (p)ppGpp synthetase/guanosine-3',5'-bis(diphosphate) 3'-pyrophosphohydrolase, whose translation MDMRELLRVAKGHYDDKQLVVLERAINYATEVHSGQLRKSGEAYITHPLAVAATLIEWGMDIDTIVAGILHDTVEDTVATLEHIEHLFGHDVAFLVDGVTKVSRARSGMRDLESYLPGTKDNLTKLLIAVGQDVRVIIIKLADRLHNMQTLQYKSPAKQTKIARETIEVFAPLADRLNMGRVRVQLEELSFRYLLPTEFEHTKRLMDSRLKKSEHKLQSVKREVDAHLTTEKIAHEIDGRVKSVYSLYKKMKRIPNIDDIYDLMALRIIVDDVATCYLVLGELHSLYTPMFERIKDYIATPKPNGYQSLHTTVITKSGQPVEFQVRTHEMHDYAERGLAASFHYNEQKLTEAYKKGTIAELPADLHWIRDLQNAAALVSEGKEFDEANLRVDLFGDRIFVYSPKGDIYDLPHGAYPLDYAYRVHSDLAARASGFMVNGKMEPFSHQLSHGDVVEILTSRSARPKPDWVQYVVTTHARLKLRAQLRRSGFLGQLSNAAAIIQRKAKERIDKRKRNR comes from the coding sequence ATGGACATGAGGGAACTGCTCCGCGTAGCTAAAGGTCACTATGATGACAAGCAGCTTGTCGTCCTCGAACGTGCGATCAACTATGCCACCGAGGTACATAGCGGGCAGCTCCGTAAGAGTGGCGAAGCCTATATCACTCATCCACTCGCTGTCGCCGCGACCCTCATTGAATGGGGGATGGATATCGATACAATTGTAGCCGGCATACTCCATGATACGGTTGAAGATACTGTCGCCACGCTCGAACATATCGAACATCTTTTTGGACATGATGTTGCCTTTCTCGTCGACGGCGTTACAAAAGTAAGCCGCGCACGGTCTGGTATGCGCGACCTGGAAAGTTACTTGCCTGGTACCAAAGATAATCTCACCAAACTGCTGATTGCTGTTGGTCAAGATGTCCGCGTCATCATTATCAAGCTAGCAGACCGCCTGCACAACATGCAAACCCTCCAGTACAAAAGTCCAGCCAAACAAACAAAAATCGCCCGCGAAACAATTGAGGTGTTTGCGCCCCTAGCCGACCGTCTCAACATGGGGCGAGTGCGCGTACAGCTCGAAGAACTCAGCTTTCGCTACCTACTACCAACCGAGTTTGAACACACGAAGCGGTTGATGGATAGCCGACTCAAGAAGAGTGAACATAAACTACAAAGCGTGAAACGCGAAGTTGACGCTCACCTGACAACAGAAAAGATAGCTCATGAGATTGATGGGCGAGTCAAAAGCGTCTATAGCTTATACAAAAAAATGAAACGCATACCCAATATTGACGATATCTACGACCTCATGGCGCTGCGTATTATCGTTGACGATGTCGCCACCTGCTATCTAGTGCTTGGAGAACTACACAGTCTTTATACTCCCATGTTTGAGCGTATCAAAGACTATATCGCTACTCCAAAACCGAATGGTTATCAGTCACTCCACACGACTGTTATCACGAAATCAGGACAGCCTGTTGAGTTTCAGGTGCGTACTCATGAAATGCACGACTATGCGGAGCGTGGATTGGCTGCGAGTTTTCACTACAATGAGCAAAAACTAACCGAGGCCTACAAAAAAGGGACGATTGCTGAGCTACCCGCCGACCTCCACTGGATTCGCGATCTACAAAATGCAGCCGCACTTGTTAGTGAGGGCAAGGAGTTCGACGAAGCGAACCTGCGGGTTGACCTATTTGGTGATCGGATATTTGTATACTCACCCAAGGGCGATATTTATGACCTACCCCATGGCGCCTACCCGCTAGACTACGCCTATCGAGTGCATAGTGACCTGGCGGCACGCGCCAGCGGATTTATGGTTAATGGCAAAATGGAGCCATTTAGCCATCAACTTTCTCATGGTGATGTCGTGGAGATACTTACAAGCCGTAGCGCCAGGCCAAAGCCTGATTGGGTGCAGTATGTTGTAACTACTCACGCTCGCCTTAAGCTACGTGCGCAACTACGGAGAAGTGGTTTTTTGGGCCAGCTCAGCAATGCAGCCGCCATTATCCAGCGCAAAGCGAAAGAACGGATTGATAAACGAAAACGAAACCGGTAA
- a CDS encoding transketolase family protein, which yields MSSYKLNSNIYLDTPDAEPTRAGFGRGLKAAGEANPNVVGLCADLVESVQMHLFAEAFPDRYIEVGIAEQNLPIIASGLARAGKIPFAASYAAFSPGRNWEQIKTTTALNEQPVKMVGAHAGLTVGPDGATHQMLEDIALMRVMPGMVVVSPGDSIEAEKATLAIAEHPSACYLRIAREKTPIFSTTESPFEIGKAYVLREGNDVTLLSTGIETPYALRAADKLVASGVSVEVVHVPTIKPLDEATILASVKKTGRAVSCEDAQAAGGFGGAIAELLSEKLPTPLLRLGMQDRYGESGAPLEVLAHFGLTDDGIAASVKQFVAVTPKYHQGF from the coding sequence GTGAGTAGCTACAAACTAAACAGTAATATATATTTGGACACGCCGGATGCCGAGCCGACTCGTGCAGGGTTTGGTCGTGGCCTCAAAGCGGCAGGCGAGGCCAACCCCAACGTGGTGGGGCTGTGTGCCGACCTTGTAGAAAGTGTGCAGATGCATCTATTCGCTGAAGCATTCCCAGATCGCTATATCGAAGTTGGGATTGCCGAGCAAAATTTACCGATCATCGCGAGCGGCTTGGCGCGAGCGGGTAAAATTCCATTTGCGGCGAGCTACGCAGCGTTTAGCCCAGGCCGTAACTGGGAGCAGATTAAAACCACAACAGCGCTCAACGAGCAACCAGTTAAAATGGTTGGTGCTCATGCGGGCCTAACGGTTGGCCCTGATGGCGCTACTCACCAAATGCTGGAAGATATTGCCCTTATGCGGGTCATGCCGGGCATGGTAGTGGTGTCTCCGGGTGACAGCATCGAGGCCGAAAAAGCCACGCTGGCGATTGCCGAGCACCCGAGTGCTTGCTACCTGCGCATTGCCCGCGAGAAAACACCGATCTTTAGTACGACAGAGTCACCATTTGAAATCGGCAAAGCCTATGTGCTGCGTGAAGGCAACGATGTTACGCTGCTGTCGACCGGCATCGAAACGCCGTATGCACTGCGGGCAGCCGATAAACTTGTTGCCAGTGGTGTGTCAGTTGAAGTAGTGCATGTACCGACTATCAAGCCGCTTGACGAGGCAACAATTCTTGCTTCAGTCAAAAAAACCGGCCGGGCAGTATCGTGCGAGGATGCGCAGGCTGCCGGTGGGTTTGGCGGCGCTATCGCTGAGCTTTTATCTGAAAAATTACCCACTCCACTATTGAGGCTGGGTATGCAAGATCGCTACGGCGAGTCAGGCGCGCCACTTGAAGTGCTGGCGCACTTTGGCCTAACTGATGATGGGATTGCTGCCAGCGTGAAGCAGTTTGTTGCCGTCACGCCAAAGTACCACCAGGGATTTTGA